A window of Nitrospirota bacterium contains these coding sequences:
- a CDS encoding radical SAM protein, translated as MRAVDFAPAYVLLAEKEFLKRLEALEEILKSCHLCPRNCKVDRTAKERGFCKTGDMPYVSSYGPHFGEERPLVGRFGSGTIFFGRCNLGCIFCQNWSISHLGEGSEISFERLSEIMLELKNMGCHNINLVTPTHQMPMILKAIMIAKGKGLNLPIVYNTGGYDSLETIKLLDGIIDIYMPDFKYWDPLMSEKYSKAKDYPETARTAIKEMHRQVGDLIIKDGIAQRGLLVRHLVLPQGIAGTKEVVTFIASEISKNTYINIMEQYHPCYKAFEEPPLDRTITKAEFEEAVRFALSAGLKRLSGITVP; from the coding sequence ATGAGAGCCGTTGATTTTGCGCCTGCCTATGTGCTTTTGGCAGAGAAAGAGTTTTTAAAGAGGCTTGAGGCATTAGAGGAAATCCTCAAGTCCTGCCATCTATGCCCAAGAAACTGCAAGGTAGACAGGACTGCTAAAGAGAGGGGCTTTTGTAAAACCGGGGATATGCCATATGTTTCGAGCTATGGCCCTCATTTTGGAGAGGAAAGACCACTTGTAGGCAGGTTCGGCTCAGGAACTATCTTCTTTGGAAGGTGTAACTTAGGCTGTATCTTCTGCCAGAACTGGAGCATAAGCCATCTTGGAGAAGGCTCGGAAATATCATTTGAAAGGCTCTCTGAGATAATGCTTGAGCTAAAGAATATGGGCTGTCATAACATAAACTTAGTTACACCAACCCATCAGATGCCTATGATACTCAAGGCAATCATGATAGCCAAAGGCAAGGGGTTAAATCTTCCGATAGTTTATAACACAGGAGGTTATGACTCCTTAGAGACAATAAAGCTCCTCGATGGCATAATCGATATTTACATGCCTGATTTTAAATACTGGGACCCTCTGATGTCAGAGAAATATTCAAAGGCAAAGGACTATCCAGAGACAGCAAGGACTGCTATAAAGGAGATGCACAGACAGGTTGGTGACCTCATAATCAAAGATGGCATAGCCCAAAGAGGGCTTTTGGTAAGACACCTTGTCCTTCCACAAGGCATTGCAGGAACCAAAGAGGTCGTAACCTTCATAGCAAGCGAGATTTCTAAAAACACGTATATAAATATCATGGAGCAGTATCATCCATGCTATAAGGCATTCGAGGAGCCTCCGCTTGACAGAACAATAACAAAGGCTGAATTTGAAGAGGCAGTAAGATTTGCCCTTAGCGCAGGGCTAAAAAGGCTTTCTGGCATAACAGTGCCTTAA
- a CDS encoding type II toxin-antitoxin system Phd/YefM family antitoxin, translated as MAKELTALKVRGNLGEILEEVYYKGQEYIIKRGKKPMAVLIPPDEFDSFKKQRETDMKVFGRIRAKSKAYPTKEIEADVQEAIKAVRRGV; from the coding sequence ATGGCAAAAGAGTTAACGGCACTAAAGGTCAGAGGCAATCTTGGAGAAATCCTTGAGGAGGTGTATTACAAGGGTCAGGAATACATTATCAAAAGAGGCAAAAAGCCAATGGCTGTATTGATACCACCTGATGAGTTTGATAGCTTCAAGAAGCAGAGAGAAACAGACATGAAGGTCTTCGGCAGAATCAGGGCAAAGTCCAAGGCTTATCCAACAAAGGAAATTGAGGCAGATGTACAAGAGGCTATAAAGGCGGTCCGCAGGGGTGTATAG